One genomic segment of Hordeum vulgare subsp. vulgare chromosome 2H, MorexV3_pseudomolecules_assembly, whole genome shotgun sequence includes these proteins:
- the LOC123427755 gene encoding uncharacterized protein LOC123427755, whose amino-acid sequence MGRSSGGEGGGGEGQGEADGGGIADCSPGAIVWVRRRNGSWWPGRILGQDELLASQLVTPRTGTPVKLLGREDASVDWYNLEKSKRVKEFRCGEFDACIEKAMSCQGTPSKRREKYARREDAILHALELERKQLASKYQNQGFRADDGCSILFADTGREFDEFPSEYYSRNNVQEPQMHLQSSASQQRVDLSTTRYKSKKSKKQKGDNSVLLGKTKACEEKFIHAGSKRNLSGSLALEASGNTLSNHVNGFSRSGNMQEGSNEESGEKNTALKKRRLEEAIFEASVVKKHDRCRPLAQVVHSSVKFPRSFQCNDDFGTVVVEGGKDPLPAICQAKISVGATYLSADSGDAHSRDFIPVKKTVLIEAHHETESYIKQQDTLLEEQTFPDFVEKHESDSLMSLCSDTETEDDAELLQRYAKVQSPESDACDPNSLQASNKLRHANDIDDDDEMNFSTHIPQQNVLLDENGSPELGVSQWHMKGKRNQRNAVKRPIRKADENLALDSSSSFMKGLLKMANKGDSKVESIGASSHQPFGQSFPENQEGLDCDPDGAGLFDKAASHSGLNIYYGKDYPSSSKPTRDIGRNFTSFNGSEISCKTSLLNKNGNQISSRGQEACGEGSSLYQQNHGSHVGYMGAVLFNVDLKVQANYQGEHVPLVSLMSRLDGKAIVGHPIQVGILEEGSMDRLISGSDLVLENSTAAALAWPTGRRTAMPRVPRSNSSRATLDGNASGGLLEMKATNEKGGKNAKRNTTSVRRPFSQKSQKKPSNFKKASSPSQKTRTLSSVSIGKRPHREGNQAKAHRQSDVLGGLLKSDGAIPLVTCVPAKVVFSRIMEAVGRPSHALARRARKASPAVRDPP is encoded by the exons ATGGGGCGGAGCTcggggggagagggaggaggaggagaggggcaaGGGGAGGCGGATGGCGGAGGAATCGCAGACTGCTCTCCGGGGGCCATCGTCTGGGTGCGGCGGCGGAACGGGTCCTGGTGGCCCGGGAGGATACTCGGGCAGGACGAGCTCCTGGCTTCGCAGCTGGTGACGCCCAGGACGGGAACTCCGGTCAAGCTACTCGGCCGCGAGGATGCTAGCGT TGACTGGTATAACCTAGAGAAATCAAAACGTGTCAAGGAATTTAGGTGTGGAGAGTTTGATGCTTGTATTGAGAAGGCGATGTCTTGTCAAGGAACCCCTTCaaagagaagagaaaaatatGCTCGTAGAGAAGATGCTATTCTTCATGCTCTTGAATTGGAAAGAAAGCAGCTTGCATCGAAGTACCAGAACCAAGGTTTCAGGGCTGATGACGGCTGCAGTATCCTCTTTGCTGACACGGGGAGGGAATTTGATGAGTTTCCTTCAGAATATTACTCAAGAAACAACGTCCAGGAACCTCAGATGCATTTGCAAAGCTCAGCATCTCAGCAGCGCGTGGATCTCAGCACTACTCGTTATAAAAgcaaaaagagtaaaaaacagaaAGGGGATAACTCTGTTCTTCTTGGTAAAACAAAAGCGTGCGAGGAAAAGTTTATTCATGCTGGTTCAAAAAGAAACTTGTCAGGATCTCTTGCTCTGGAAGCTTCAGGGAACACTCTCAGTAATCACGTCAATGGCTTTTCCCGTTCAGGAAATATGCAAGAAGGATCAAATGAAGAGAGCGGTGAGAAAAATACAGCCCTGAAAAAGAGAAGATTAGAGGAAGCTATTTTTGAAGCATCTGTTGTCAAAAAACATGATAGATGCAGGCCACTTGCTCAAGTTGTACATAGTAGTGTGAAATTTCCTCGCTCTTTTCAGTGCAATGATGATTTTGGAACTGTTGTAGTTGAAGGAGGGAAGGATCCTTTGCCTGCTATCTGTCAGGCCAAAATAAGTGTTGGTGCCACATACCTGTCTGCTGATTCTGGTGATGCACATAGCCGTGACTTCATACCTGTTAAGAAAACAGTATTAATAGAAGCCCATCATGAGACAGAAAGTTACATAAAGCAGCAGGATACTCTTCTTGAAGAGCAAACATTTCCGGACTTTGTTGAGAAGCATGAATCTGATTCTTtaatgagtttatgttcagatactgaGACAGAAGATGATGCTGAACTTCTGCAAA GGTATGCTAAGGTGCAGTCCCCTGAATCAGATGCATGTGATCCTAATTCCCTCCAGGCTTCTAATAAGTTAAGGCATGCAAATGATattgatgacgatgatgagaTGAACTTTTCTACTCATATTCCTCAACAAAATGTCTTACTAGATGAGAATGGTTCTCCTGAGTTAGGTGTCTCCCAGTGGCATATGAAAGGTAAACGTAACCAGCGCAATGCAGTGAAGAGACCAATCAGGAAGGCGGATGAAAATCTGGCATTAGATAGCTCAAGTAGTTTCATGAAAGGACTGCTCAAAATGGCCAATAAAGGTGACTCTAAAGTTGAGAGTATTGGTGCTTCTAGCCATCAACCGTTTGGTCAAAGTTTTCCTGAGAACCAAGAAGGGTTGGATTGTGATCCTGATGGAGCAGGTTTGTTTGACAAAGCCGCGAGTCATTCAGGACTTAACATATATTATGGTAAAGATTATCCCTCATCTTCGAAACCTACGAGGGATATTGGACGAAATTTCACTTCTTTCAACGGCTCTGAAATTTCTTGCAAGACCTCTCTGCTAAATAAAAATGGCAATCAGATAAGCTCTCGTGGTCAGGAGGCATGTGGGGAAGGATCTTCATTGTATCAACAAAATCATGGCTCACATGTTGGTTACATGGGCGCGGTGTTGTTTAATGTTGACCTGAAGGTACAGGCTAACTATCAAGGCGAGCATGTCCCATTGGTTTCTTTGATGAGCAGACTGGACGGCAAAGCTATTGTTGGACACCCTATCCAGGTTGGAATACTTGAAGAAGGTTCAATGGACAGGCTTATTTCGGGCAGTGATCTTGTTTTAGAAAATAGCACAGCAGCAGCACTTGCTTGGCCAACAGGCAGAAGGACTGCTATGCCAAGAGTTCCACGTTCGAATTCATCACGAGCAACCTTAGATGGCAATGCCAGTGGGGGGCTTTTGGAGATGAAAGCAACCAATGAGAAGGGGGGAAAGAATGCAAAGAGAAACACCACCAGTGTTCGGAGACCGTTTTCGCAGAAATCTcaaaagaagccctccaacttcaaGAAAGCAAGCTCACCAAGCCAGAAAACCAGAACCCTCTCATCCGTTTCGATTGGGAAAAGGCCTCACAGAGAAGGCAACCAGGCAAAAGCACATAGGCAGAGTGATGTTCTGGGCGGTCTGTTGAAATCAGACGGAGCAATTCCGCTGGTCACATGCGTCCCCGCAAAGGTTGTGTTCAGTAGGATAATGGAAGCAGTTGGCAGGCCGTCCCATGCTCTTGCTCGGCGTGCTAGAAAAGCCAGTCCGGCCGTACGGGACCCACCGTAG